DNA from Prionailurus bengalensis isolate Pbe53 chromosome X, Fcat_Pben_1.1_paternal_pri, whole genome shotgun sequence:
GCAGTCAACAGGGAGACCAGGTTTCTGTCACGGATGTTTCCAGGCCAGTCCTGAGCAGGGCACAGTGACACCAGTGACACCAGTGACATCATAATGTCGGAGGTGTCATATAAGCAGCTCCCTGACCAGTGAGGGGCACACTTGGTAGGAGTCGGCGCCGACATCCTGCCACCCTCGGGCCAGCGGGACGGTCAGGCCGGGCCGATCGGGTTCCAACCCAGCACGCGGCATGTCTGGGAGGCGCCGCCGCCGGCACCGTCGCAGACGGAGGAGGCACGCGGTGTCCCGCTCCAGGAGAGCCGAGCTGCAATTCCCGGTCAGCCGCGTGGAGCGCCTGCTGCGAGAGGGTCGCTACGCCCCGCGCCTGAGCGCGTCCACCCCGGTCTTCCTGACCGCCGTTCTCGAGTACCTGACGGCCAACATCCTGGAGCTGGCGGGCAAGGAGGCTCTGGACAGCCACAAGATGCGCATCACCCCGGAGCACGTGCAGCGAGCCCTGGGCAGCAACCAGCACCTCAGGGGTCTCCTCGAGAACACCACCTCCCCTCGGGTGGATGGGATGCCCCGAGTTCGGAAGTGGTGATGCCCGCGCCCCCTCGTCCGGACCCCGAAGCCGCCCACAGATGAGGGAGGCCTTGTGTCTGCACGTGACATTAAAGGAGTTAACTCCAGGGCCGTGCCTCTGACCGGTGTCTGTTTCTGTCATTCGGAGGTAGCCGGAGGTGTCTGTCCGACATCCGGGAGGAGACCTCCCACGGGAGGTGGAGGGTGGACGGGGCGGTCAGTGTGGGATGCTGGACTCGGGCATTTCGGGGAGCGGTTTCGCTGGGGACAGTGCGGGAAGTGGCCCTGAGGGAGTAGCGGGTCAGGGGGAAGAGACTTCCTCACTGGCGCTGAGCCAGTCCAGGCTTGTGAGGCCAGGaggctggcggggtgggggtggctctcCCAGGCATGTTGAATGCCCagaaggagggtgggggctgaAGACCACGACTGAGGTGCCACAGGCCTTATTCCTGACCGGAGACCATGTGGAAGTCAGGAGGTgatggcagtgggggtgggtggagagggtggCATAGCAGCCGACACGCACTTAACGGGCCAGGGCTTCGCGTGAAGATTGAGGAGCGACGGGGA
Protein-coding regions in this window:
- the LOC122477202 gene encoding histone H2A-Bbd type 1-like, whose protein sequence is MSGRRRRRHRRRRRRHAVSRSRRAELQFPVSRVERLLREGRYAPRLSASTPVFLTAVLEYLTANILELAGKEALDSHKMRITPEHVQRALGSNQHLRGLLENTTSPRVDGMPRVRKW